TCGAATCGTCGGGAGCTGCGGTGCATCTGAATCCCCGCAAGCGAGCGATTTCGGCCTCATCTTATAGCGGTTCAGGGGGTAGCAGCCATGTCGAACGCCATGAATGTCAGTGATCAGACCTTCGAGGCGGAAGTGATCCAGTCGACGACACCTGTTTTGGTGGACTTCTGGGCCCCGTGGTGCGGCCCGTGTCGTCAGATCGCTCCGACCATCGATCAGCTCGCCATCGAGTATCAGGGCAAGCTGAAGGTCGTAAAGGTGAACGTCGACGAGAACATCGAAACCGGCGGTCGCTACGGCGTGGTCGGGATTCCGACGCTGCTGATCTTCAAGGGTGGCGAGGTCGTCGAGAAGCTGGTGGGCGCCTACCCCAAGCCGGCACTGATCTCGAAGATCACGCAGTACCTCTAGCCCTGCCCTCGCGCGTCCGCGCGAGCTCGCGCATCACGTCGGGAAGCGCTTCCAGGACATCGCTCGCGATCACCCCGAGCGCCCCGCGCGTGGTGTTCAGCCGATCGCCGGCCGTGCCGTGCAGGAATACTCCGAGGCGCGCCGCGTCGTAGGCCGCGAGTCCTTGCGCCACCAGCGCCACGGTGATGCCCGCCAGCACGTCTCCGGTTCCGGCGCTCGCCAGCACCGGCCCGCCGGTCGAATTCACGGTGGCCGCGCCGTCCGCTGAAGCCGTGACGGTCGGGGCGCCCTTCAACACCAGAACGGCCGCCCAGCGCTTCGCC
This genomic interval from Candidatus Eisenbacteria bacterium contains the following:
- the trxA gene encoding thioredoxin yields the protein MSNAMNVSDQTFEAEVIQSTTPVLVDFWAPWCGPCRQIAPTIDQLAIEYQGKLKVVKVNVDENIETGGRYGVVGIPTLLIFKGGEVVEKLVGAYPKPALISKITQYL